In Cotesia glomerata isolate CgM1 linkage group LG1, MPM_Cglom_v2.3, whole genome shotgun sequence, one genomic interval encodes:
- the LOC123273382 gene encoding odorant receptor 13a-like isoform X1, translating into MTQDSISSYIEYENFIKLILTMLGLKTSPNDPNTLLQRSILYFQMSTSVLPMIGIFNFLKKYITNVFYLTRGLSILVSFLTIILKGVCIIMYREDVNELNEILGSSYQKFLSNKKLKKPVLKQVTTFRRLSYTMSIFVAISCLSYIIIPAVGMISQAIKGVKPIKYMLPFPAVYGWSIPPNSFRFKLHFLNESLTVLSVICITVGVDNLYTHYIFQMIGLLRAISQRMIGFDEQSKEPSAVVVRECMNYYETLIYCKNKLQRIYSPVILWTMSTNAIILCAVIFQLSQMTSISVSRIILFSTYAGAKFSQVFIYAWVSTLLTAESDKCRDAMYAANWVGDKPFMHSVIIMLSQQPLILQACSFTAVSMDVFMSVLNTTISYFLLLNTFAEQS; encoded by the exons ATGACTCAAGACAGTATATCTAGTTACATAGAAtacgaaaattttataaaacttatacTGACAATGCTCGGGTTAAAAACTTCGCCTAACGACCCCAATACTTTGTTACAACGTTCAATTCTTTACTTTCAAATGTCCACGTCTGTGCTACCAATGAttggtatttttaattttttgaaaaaatacattaCTAACGTTTTTTATCTAACAAGAGGCTTAAGTATACTCGTaagttttttaacaattattttgaaa ggAGTTTGCATAATAATGTACCGCGAAGATGTGAATGAGCTTAACGAAATTTTGGGCTCAAGTTACCAAAAATTTCTGTCTAATAAAAAACTGAAGAAACCAGTTTTGAAGCAAGTAACAACTTTTCGACGGCTGTCTTACACAATGTCGATATTCGTCGCCATTTCTTGCCTGTCTTACATAATTATTCCCGCTGTTGGGATGATAAGCCAAGCAATTAAAGGAGTGAAGCccataaaatatatgttgcCATTTCCGGCAGTTTACGGGTGGAGCATTCCGCCAAATAGCTTTCGCTTTAAGCTCCATTTTCTCAACGAGTCGTTGACTGTTTTGAGTGTAATCTGCATAACAGTCGGCGTGGACAACCTCTACACACACTACATTTTCCAAATGATCGGTCTTCTTCGTGCAATTTCCCAACGAATGATTGGTTTTGATGAGCAGAGCAAAGAGCCGAGTGCCGTTGTGGTACGGGAGTGTATGAACTACTACGAAACGTTGATATATTGCAAAAATAAGCTACAACGAATTTACAGTCCCGTGATACTTTGGACGATGAGCACAAATGCTATTATTCTCTGTGCCGTTATTTTTCAGCTCAGCcaa ATGACTTCTATATCTGTTAGccgaattattttattttcgacATACGCTGGggctaaattttctcaagtgTTTATTTACGCATGGGTGAGCACACTTTTAACTGCTGAG AGTGATAAATGCAGAGACGCCATGTATGCGGCTAATTGGGTCGGTGACAAGCCTTTTATGCACTCGGTTATTATTATGCTATCACAACAGCCGCTTATACTGCAGGCTTGTAGCTTCACAGCCGTTTCAATGGACGTATTTATGTCC GTTCTGAACACCACAATATCCTACTTTTTATTACTCAACACATTTGCTGAGCAGtcttaa
- the LOC123273382 gene encoding uncharacterized protein LOC123273382 isoform X2 — protein sequence MTQDSISSYIEYENFIKLILTMLGLKTSPNDPNTLLQRSILYFQMSTSVLPMIGIFNFLKKYITNVFYLTRGLSILVSFLTIILKGVCIIMYREDVNELNEILGSSYQKFLSNKKLKKPVLKQVTTFRRLSYTMSIFVAISCLSYIIIPAVGMISQAIKGVKPIKYMLPFPAVYGWSIPPNSFRFKLHFLNESLTVLSVICITVGVDNLYTHYIFQMIGLLRAISQRMIGFDEQSKEPSAVVVRECMNYYETLIYCKNKLQRIYSPVILWTMSTNAIILCAVIFQLSQMTSISVSRIILFSTYAGAKFSQVFIYAWVSTLLTAESDKCRDAMYAANWVGDKPFMHSVIIMLSQQPLILQACSFTAVSMDVFMF from the exons ATGACTCAAGACAGTATATCTAGTTACATAGAAtacgaaaattttataaaacttatacTGACAATGCTCGGGTTAAAAACTTCGCCTAACGACCCCAATACTTTGTTACAACGTTCAATTCTTTACTTTCAAATGTCCACGTCTGTGCTACCAATGAttggtatttttaattttttgaaaaaatacattaCTAACGTTTTTTATCTAACAAGAGGCTTAAGTATACTCGTaagttttttaacaattattttgaaa ggAGTTTGCATAATAATGTACCGCGAAGATGTGAATGAGCTTAACGAAATTTTGGGCTCAAGTTACCAAAAATTTCTGTCTAATAAAAAACTGAAGAAACCAGTTTTGAAGCAAGTAACAACTTTTCGACGGCTGTCTTACACAATGTCGATATTCGTCGCCATTTCTTGCCTGTCTTACATAATTATTCCCGCTGTTGGGATGATAAGCCAAGCAATTAAAGGAGTGAAGCccataaaatatatgttgcCATTTCCGGCAGTTTACGGGTGGAGCATTCCGCCAAATAGCTTTCGCTTTAAGCTCCATTTTCTCAACGAGTCGTTGACTGTTTTGAGTGTAATCTGCATAACAGTCGGCGTGGACAACCTCTACACACACTACATTTTCCAAATGATCGGTCTTCTTCGTGCAATTTCCCAACGAATGATTGGTTTTGATGAGCAGAGCAAAGAGCCGAGTGCCGTTGTGGTACGGGAGTGTATGAACTACTACGAAACGTTGATATATTGCAAAAATAAGCTACAACGAATTTACAGTCCCGTGATACTTTGGACGATGAGCACAAATGCTATTATTCTCTGTGCCGTTATTTTTCAGCTCAGCcaa ATGACTTCTATATCTGTTAGccgaattattttattttcgacATACGCTGGggctaaattttctcaagtgTTTATTTACGCATGGGTGAGCACACTTTTAACTGCTGAG AGTGATAAATGCAGAGACGCCATGTATGCGGCTAATTGGGTCGGTGACAAGCCTTTTATGCACTCGGTTATTATTATGCTATCACAACAGCCGCTTATACTGCAGGCTTGTAGCTTCACAGCCGTTTCAATGGACGTATTTAT GTTCTGA
- the LOC123273418 gene encoding odorant receptor 4-like: protein MSKTKLAEYIAYENLIRILLSTIGLWSPEESSLFSRSIIYLQMSTCILPFIGVFNFFRTNFTNVSLATKSFSLLASYLTVIVKGFAIVLNRKDVKDLRKMLVWHYNNLIRDPKMSNIILDQITTFRRLSYVAIFFVVVACMSYIIIPIIFIISQLIRGADQIKYILPFPTIYNWEIPPNGFRYRVHFLTESFAIFSIILITIAVDNLYSLHVFQMIGFLREISYRMKHFHEDNDDKGSSDLVVRRCVFQYGILIASCRKLQRIYGPIILWTMGTNAVILCAVTFQLSQMSSISIGRIILFTAYAGVKLIQVFIYAWAGSRLTAESEDCRAAIYAANWVGNKSFMRNIIIMLAQKPLILTACNYSIVSVEMFGSVLNTTASYFLLLNTFDEA, encoded by the exons ATGAGTAAAACCAAATTAGCGGAGTACATAGCTTACGAGAACCTCATCAGAATATTACTGTCAACAATAGGACTATGGTCGCCAGAAGAGTCATCTCTATTTTCTCGTTCAATAATTTACTTGCAGATGTCAACATGTATTCTGCCTTTTATTGGAGTGTTCAATTTCTTCAGgacaaattttacaaatgtttcTCTTGCGACCAAGAGTTTTAGTCTTCTTGCAAGTTACCTGACAGTTATCGTAAAA ggATTTGCAATAGTCCTAAATCGAAAAGACGTAAAAGACTTGCGTAAAATGCTTGTCTGGCATTACAACAACCTGATCCGTGATCCAAAAATGAGCAACATAATATTGGACCAAATAACTACCTTCCGACGGTTATCTTACGTCGCGATATTTTTCGTAGTTGTTGCTTGCATGTCTTACATAATAattccaattatttttataatttcccaATTAATTCGTGGAGCTGACCAGATAAAATACATCCTCCCATTTCCGACAATTTATAATTGGGAAATACCTCCGAATGGATTTCGCTACCGAGTGCACTTTTTGACCGAATCATTCGCCatttttagtataattttaataacaattgctGTGGATAATTTGTACTCACTGCATGTTTTCCAAATGATTGGATTTTTGCGGGAAATATCTTACCGCATGAAGCACTTCCACGAAGACAATGACGACAAAGGATCTAGTGACCTAGTTGTTCGAAGGTGTGTTTTTCAGTACGGAATTTTAATAGCGTCATGTCGAAAGCTCCAGCGTATTTACGGACCCATCATCCTCTGGACAATGGGAACTAATGCAGTGATATTATGCGCTGTTACCTTTCAGCTCAGtcaa ATGAGTTCCATATCTATAGGAAGGATAATTCTATTTACAGCGTACGCAGGCGTTAAGTTGATTCAAGTATTTATTTACGCGTGGGCTGGTTCAAGACTTACTGCAGAA AGTGAAGATTGCAGAGCGGCAATTTACGCTGCTAACTGGGTTGGAAACAAGAGCTTCATGCGGAACATTATCATCATGTTGGCCCAAAAACCCCTCATTTTGACGGCTTGCAATTATTCAATTGTTTCTGTTGAAATGTTTGGATCG gTTTTAAATACTACGGCTTCGTACTTTTTGCTTCTTAACACTTTTGATGAAGCATAA
- the LOC123273396 gene encoding putative odorant receptor 92a has product MDSDTTTVAQLEYKKFKRVMKSLLATVGLWSSENSNFLFRSLLCLHISFFVIPTIGVFNFFMTHIGNVKLVTKSMSTLFGFSTVLMKAVCIQVYRKDVNDLHESLDSYYDELIKKPKLSNIVSNGITTFRRLPILITTFVTLTCISYAIAPISSIISQWRHGTHPIKYNLIYPTVYPWHPIPNTFFYHLHFVNELLITCSIVFVTGSFDSLFIYHTFQMIGILREISHKISFFEEDTDPQETVQECVKKYELLLECCSKLQRVYQAIILWSLKTNAVILCAVIFQLSHATTIPITVAILSAGHAGLKLIQVFLYSWSGTRITSESEKLRVAIYDGNWIGNNRLIKSLTVMLTQKPLTIRVYNFAVVSIDMFQAVINTTISYYLLLKTFEPEV; this is encoded by the exons ATGGACTCAGACACAACGACAGTAGCACAGTTGGagtataaaaagtttaaaagagTTATGAAAAGTTTGCTCGCAACTGTCGGTCTCTGGTCATCCGAAAACTCAAACTTTTTATTTCGGTCGTTACTATGTTTGCACATATCCTTTTTCGTCATCCCAACAATTGGCgtcttcaattttttcatgacACACATCGGAAACGTCAAACTAGTGACTAAAAGTATGAGCACACTGTTTGGATTTTCGACAGTGCTGATGAAA GCAGTTTGCATCCAAGTCTACCGCAAGGACGTAAATGATTTGCACGAATCACTCGATTCGTACTACGACGAGCTGATAAAAAAGCCTAAATTATCGAACATAGTTTCCAACGGAATTACAACCTTCCGCCGTTTGCCGATATTGATAACTACGTTCGTAACATTGACGTGCATTTCTTACGCAATCGCTCCAATTTCATCGATAATCAGTCAATGGAGACACGGGACTCATCCAATAAAATACAATCTCATCTATCCCACCGTTTATCCTTGGCATCCAATTCCTAACACGTTTTTCTACCACCTTCATTTTGTCAACGAATTATTGATAACTTGCAGTATTGTTTTCGTTACTGGAAGCTTTGATTCcctttttatttatcacaCTTTTCAAATGATAGGAATTTTAAGAGAAATTTCCCATAAAATTTCGTTTTTTGAAGAAGATACCGATCCTCAAGAAACTGTACAGGAGTGTGTTAAAAAGTACGAGTTGTTATTAGAGTGTTGCAGCAAATTACAAAGAGTATATCAAGCCATTATTTTGTGGTCATTGAAGACAAACGCGGTCATACTTTGCGCAGTTATTTTTCAGCTTTCGCAT GCAACCACAATACCTATTACGGTAGCAATACTATCTGCAGGACACGCTGGGTTGAAATTAATCCAAGTTTTCCTCTACTCGTGGTCAGGAACACGAATAACCAGTGAG agtgaaaaaTTGCGGGTAGCAATTTACGACGGAAATTGGATTGGAAACAACCGATTAATAAAGTCGTTAACTGTGATGCTCACGCAAAAACCACTGACGATAAGAGTATACAACTTTGCAGTTGTGTCTATTGATATGTTTCAAGCG GTGATCAACACCACTATTTCGTACTACTTGTTACTAAAAACTTTTGAGCCGGAAGTTTAA
- the LOC123273484 gene encoding odorant receptor 4-like yields MVQDKQLEFVKFKNIMRKLVFTVGLWTKEDSSFLHRSLLIIYLLFYIIPVIGACNFLITNISNISLATRAVTQLLGFLTVTLKAACFIINRKDANDLHSVLDLYFEKLLHSPKMSNMVLGKVRTFRRWPTFITTFVTIVCMSYAIIPIISIVKQLRHRVWPIQYNLLYLTIYPMKARRSSLLYNFYFFDEYVMTISMIFITSSLDSLFTYYIFQLIGMLREISYHISIIDDKNGEIIVRQCVDKYQVLLKACNQLRKIYGPIILWTMNVNALILCAAIFQLSIAKTIPVISMIIFAAHASLKLVQVYVYAWSGTQLTIESEKFRESIYAANWAGNARLKSSIIIMLAQKPLILTACGLLNVTIEMFVKVINTSVSYFLLLKTFDQKV; encoded by the exons ATGGTTCAAGACAAGCAGTTAGAGTTtgttaaattcaaaaacatTATGAGAAAACTTGTATTCACTGTCGGCTTATGGACAAAAGAAGACTCCAGTTTTTTACACCGTTCATTACTTATCATTTATCTTTTGTTTTACATAATTCCTGTTATCGGCGCATGTAACTTTCTTATCACTAACATTTCTAATATAAGTCTCGCAACAAGAGCTGTGACCCAGCTGCTGGGATTTTTGACTGTTACTTTAAAA GCAGCGTGTTTCATAATCAACCGCAAAGATGCGAACGATCTACACTCGGTGCTAGATCTGTACTTTGAAAAACTACTGCATTCGCCAAAAATGTCTAATATGGTGCTGGGTAAAGTCAGGACTTTTCGACGCTGGCCAACATTTATCACAACATTTGTCACAATTGTATGCATGTCTTATGCGATCATTCCGATCATTTCAATCGTAAAACAATTGCGACATCGAGTATGGCCGATTCAGTACAATCTTCTTTATCTGACGATATATCCTATGAAAGCTCGCCGCAGCAGTTTGctctacaatttttatttttttgacgagTACGTAATGACTATAAGCATGATTTTTATTACCTCGAGTTTAGATTCGCTTTTTACGTactacatttttcaattaattggAATGTTACGGGAAATTTCGTATCATATTTCAATAATCGATGATAAAAATGGTGAAATAATCGTACGTCAGTGTGTTGACAAGTATCAAGTATTGCTAAAAGCTTGTAAtcaattgagaaaaatttatggaCCAATTATTTTGTGGACCATGAATGTCAACGCGCTTATTCTTTGTGctgcaatttttcaactatctaTT gCAAAAACGATACCAGTCATCTCGATGATTATATTCGCAGCGCACGCAAGTCTAAAATTGGTTCAAGTGTACGTTTATGCTTGGTCTGGTACTCAGCTTACTATTGAG AGCGAAAAATTCAGAGAGAGTATCTACGCCGCTAATTGGGCTGGCAACGCTCGGCTTAAgtcttcaataattataatgttagCCCAAAAACCACTTATATTAACTGCCTGCGGCTTATTGAATGTGACTATTGAGATGTTCGTAAAA GTCATAAATACTTCGGTGTCTTACTTTTTGTTGTTGAAAACTTTTGACCAAAAAGTTTGA